One window of the Gambusia affinis linkage group LG01, SWU_Gaff_1.0, whole genome shotgun sequence genome contains the following:
- the LOC122834196 gene encoding uncharacterized protein LOC122834196, with amino-acid sequence MEANSNPTSSRDAIVESARHLLNLLTERPRSGGRGELTNQNASHRVPQTEPSVQMEMSRSFPGLYNRGRGKRRFPPTNLVPAKKMKPLDVVFYLLPKHYEKTPKEDDQLIHMKAGLGRKTAHIDESITHNELGETLKVLFPKLGTITGGWLLYKSAGGWGRRNLTLISPEDDGYTGTMLKGASRGGKTLFIVPIQEQLCTDPLELNDEAFANMPKAMCQKCRVDVPLHFLTDHIKSCVETDLPSDVAGVDVCNPAKDISAMQECPVCAKMFPTEDIEVHASSCGEISTGPHSTEEVNETMPGPSTSYSSGSDDWYTISDASKAISRCADHFLQIHAMENPLLLKMDLRDSPAEKDMALISFYKRPNVQWACPLNCRLEGDVAVGLGVNRFFFSTVLEKLKSGFSINFGNSIVTRLFEGEPGHWVPSASHFLVESDMFLVAGRMIGHSFLHGGPRLSGLSPAVIHVLLGGSPETATITLEDCPDLDIRETISTLEGESRLSDTQMERVQSLAYSWDLPCPSENNRKWLFEKLLLHAVLGRIARQIKQLRRGLKETPIWSLVTRRPDAVPLLFPREEASLCPEVVLQHITWPEMDAESDEDDDCSKETRCRISGYLKQFIANATPPELKELMKFWTGWENLPSSLSVEIVHGNYPTAATCYETLKLPCHYKNYKSFSEDFLACISSTQSGFGLI; translated from the exons atggaggcgaactcaaacccaacg aGTAGTCGGGATGCAATAGTTGAATCTGCAAGGCATTTACTGAATTTATtaactgaaagaccacggagtggaggaagaggagagctcACCAACCAGAATGCCAG TCATAGGGTACCTCAAACTGAACCATCTGTCCAAATGGAAATGAGCAG ATCTTTTCCTGGACTTTACAACAGGGGAAGAGGAAAACGAAGATTTCCTCCAACAAACCTGGTCCCAGCGAAAAAGATGAAACCTTTAGATGTGGTTTTTTATTTACTGccaaaacattatgaaaaaacaccaaaagaagATGATCAACTGATACACATGAAAGCGGGATTGGGCCGGAAAACGGCTCACATCGATGAGAGCATAACGCACAATGAG CTGGGTGAAACGCTTAAAGTTCTTTTTCCAAAGCTGGGAACTATTACAGGGGGTTGGCTGCTTTACAAATCTGCAG GTGGATGGGGAAGACGCAATTTGACCTTGATAAGTCCTGAAGATGATGGCTATACCGGGACAATGTTGAAGGGTGCGAGTCGCGGCGGAAAAACCCTGTTCATAGTCCCTATTCAGGAACAACTTTGCACGGATCCTCTTGAGCTGAATGACGAGGCATTTGCAAACATGCCAAAGGCCATGTGTCAGAAATGCCGAGTAGATGTTCCCTTGCATTTTTTGACTGACCACATAAAGTCTTGTGTGGAAACAGACTTGCCCTCTGATGTGGCTGGTGTTGATGTTTGTAACCCTGCAAAGGACATat CAGCAATGCAAGAGTGTCCGGTGtgtgcaaaaatgtttcctaCTGAGGACATAGAAGTACATGCTTCTTCTTGTGGAGAAAT TAGTACAGGACCTCATTCCACAGAAGAAGTGAATGAAACAATGCCTGGGCCATCTACATCATATTCTTCAGGCAGTGATG ACTGGTATACCATAAGCGATGCTTCAAAGGCCATTTCTCGCTGTGCAGACCATTTCCTCCAAATACATGCAATGGAGAACCCCTTGCTGTTGAAGATGGACTTAAGAGACAGCCCTGCAGAAAAAGACATGGCTCTGATTTCTTTCTATAAGCGGCCAAATGTGCAATGGGCATGCCCCCTTAATTGTAGGCTTGAAG GAGATGTGGCTGTGGGACTAGGTGTAAAccgctttttcttttcaaccgTACTGGAAAAATTGAAGTCAGGTTTTTCTATAAACTTTG GAAACTCCATTGTTACACGACTTTTCGAAGGAGAACCTGGCCACTGGGTCCCATCAGCCTCTCACTTTCTTGTTGAAAGTGACATGTTTTTAGTGGCTGGCAGAATGATAGGCCACTCTTTCCTTCATGGAGGACCACGCCTGTCAGGACTTAGTCCTGCTGTTATTCATGTTCTACTTGGCGGCAGTCCAGAAACAGCAACTATCACCCTGGAGGACTGCCCAGACCTAGACATCAGGGAAACCATCAGTACT CTCGAGGGAGAATCCAGGCTCTCTGATACTCAAATGGAAAGAGTACAGAGCTTGGCATATTCATGGGACCTTCCTTGCCCATCAGAGAACAATAGGAAGTGGCTTTTTGAGAAGCTGTTACTCCATGCA GTTCTTGGACGCATTGCAAGACAAATAAAGCAACTTAGACGAGGTTTGAAAGAAACCCCAATATGGTCCCTGGTAACTCGGCGACCTGATGCTGTACCCCTGCTTTTTCCAAGGGAGGAAGCGTCCCTGTGTCCAGAG GTGGTACTTCAGCATATCACTTGGCCAGAAATGGATGCTGAaagtgatgaagatgatgactGCTCAAAGGAAACCAGATGCCGCATTTCAGGATATCTGAAACAGTTCATTGCAAATG CCACACCACCTGAACTGAAAGAGTTGATGAAATTCTGGACCGGTTGGGAAAATCTTCCATCAAGTCTGTCGGTGGAGATTGTTCATGGGAACTACCCAACAGCTGCCACATGCTACGAAACACTAAAACTTCCCTGTCATTACAAGAATTACAAGTCATTCAGTGAGGACTTCTTAGCCTGCATTTCCTCTACACAATCTGGATTTGGCTTGATCTGA